Proteins encoded together in one Mus pahari chromosome 9, PAHARI_EIJ_v1.1, whole genome shotgun sequence window:
- the Fstl3 gene encoding follistatin-related protein 3: protein MRSGALWPLLWGTLVWTVGSVGAVMGSGDSVPGGVCWLQQGREATCSLVLKTRVSREECCASGNINTAWSNFTHPGNKISLLGFLGLVHCLPCKDTCDGVECGPGKACRMLGGRPHCECMPNCEGLPAGFQVCGSDGATYRDECELRTARCRGHPDLRVMYRGRCQKSCAQVVCPRPQSCLVDQTGSAHCVVCRAAPCPVPSNPGQELCGNNNVTYISSCHLRQATCFLGRSIGVRHPGICTGGPKVLAEEEENFV, encoded by the exons ATGCGTTCTGGGGCACTGTGGCCGCTGCTTTGGGGAACCCTGGTCTGGACGGTGGGATCCGTGGGCGCCGTGATGGGCTCGGGGGATTCTGTGCCCG GTGGTGTGTGCTGGCTCCAACAGGGCAGAGAGGCCACCTGCAGTCTGGTGCTGAAGACACGCGTCAGCCGGGAGGAGTGCTGCGCTTCAGGCAACATCAACACTGCCTGGTCCAACTTCACCCACCCAGGCAATAAAATCAGCCTGCTAGGGTTCCTGGGCCTCGTCCACTGCCTCCCCTGCAAAG ATACCTGCGACGGAGTGGAGTGTGGCCCCGGCAAGGCGTGCCGCATGCTGGGGGGCCGTCCACACTGCGAGTGCATGCCCAATTGCGAGGGGCTTCCCGCGGGCTTCCAGGTCTGCGGCTCTGATGGCGCCACCTACAGGGACGAATGCGAACTGCGTACCGCGCGCTGTCGCGGACACCCAGACCTGCGCGTCATGTATCGCGGCCGCTGTCAAA AGTCTTGCGCTCAGGTAGTGTGCCCGCGTCCCCAGTCGTGCCTTGTGGATCAGACCGGCAGCGCACACTGTGTGGTGTGTCGCGCTGCGCCCTGCCCGGTACCTTCCAACCCCGGCCAAGAACTCTGTGGCAACAACAACGTTACCTACATCTCATCATGTCACCTGCGCCAGGCCACTTGCTTCCTGGGCCGCTCCATTGGGGTTCGGCACCCAGGCATCTGCACAG GTGGCCCCAAAGTActagcagaggaggaagagaacttCGTGTGA